DNA sequence from the Carettochelys insculpta isolate YL-2023 chromosome 31, ASM3395843v1, whole genome shotgun sequence genome:
gcgccccctgctgggccgggctggAGTCACCGGTACCTCCCCCTACCCAgcgtcctgccccctccccacagcgccccctgctgggccgggctggAGTCACCGGTACCTCCCCCTACCCAgcgtcctgccccctccccacagcgccccctgctgggccgggctggAGTCACTGGTACCTGCCGCTACCCAgcgtctgccccctccccacagcgccccctgctgggccaggctggagtCACCCGTACCTCCCCCCACCCggtgtcctgccccctccccacagcgccccctgctgggctggagtcAACGGTACCTCcccccctgcgccccccccccgccccgagccccCTGCTGGGTTGGGCTGGAGTCACCAGTACCTCCACCCCCCCGcacagtgccctgccccccccgcgccccctgctgggctgggcgaCACCAGGACCTCCCCCAGCCCTTGCCCGCCCCCCGGCGGCGTCACCAGCAGCGGCAGGAAGGAGCGCCCGTCCATGGCGCTCTGCGAGGCGTTCAGCCCGGCGATGTCCAGGAACGTGGGGCCCAGGTCGATATTGAGGATGGGctcctgggcgggggaggggcagagataagcgggggcagggaggggctctgcACAGGCCCCGCCCACCTGGGCAGAGACCAGACCCGGGAGGGgcttcccactgccccccccctcccccggggccacCTACCGCTCGGGTCTGGTTCGCCCGGACGCCCGGCCCCCGCACCAGCAGTGGCACCCGGATGTCGAACTCATAGAGCTGCCGCTTGTCCAGGGGCAGCGAGAACTggcctgtgggcagggcaggggtcagcgCTGGCGCCCGCCcggggctcccctgccccgccgCCCGCGGGTATCAGCATCCCAAGGGGCagactgctccccagcccagccgctcCGACGTGCACTGGGCCCAGATCCCACCAGTAACCCCCCCGACACTGGAGCCCCCCTGTCCTGAGCGCGCAGGCTGGGCACCGCCGAGCTGGGGGGGccctgcgggggggagggggggcggccAAGCTaggggggagccctgcgggggcggcTGAGCTGGGCGgacctgcaggggggaggggcggccGAGCTGGGGGGTAGCCCTGCGGGGGTGGTCGAGCTGGGAGGCCCtttgggtgggaggggcggcctagctgggggcgggggcggctgcAGGGTAGAGGGGTGGCTGAGTTGGGGGGTctctttgggggggaggggtggccgagctgggggggagccctgcgggggtgGCCGAGCTGGGAGGCcctttggggaggaggggtggcctAGCTGGGGGGGGCCCTGCGGGGGAGAGGGGTGGCCGAGTTGGGGGGTGcccttggggggggaggggcggccgagctgggggggagccctgcgggggtaGTCGATGGGAGGCCCtttgggtgggaggggcggcctagctgggggggagccctgcgggggagagGGGTGGCCGAGTtggggggggctcttgggggggaggggcggccgaGTGGGGGGGGCACTGCGGGGGGCTCACCCGTGTGGTAACCGTTGTCGGAGGTGTAGAAGACGTAGGTGCTGGCCAGCAGGTCCTGGGCCTCCAGCCGCGCCAGCACCTTCTCCACCAGGTCGTCCACCGAGAGCAGCGTCTGCCACCTGCGGGCGCCCGgtggctcacagcccagcaccctGGGCCAGGCCCTCGCCTCGTCGGCCCCCCagccaaccccgccccccagggcaGCACCACTGGgggccctgccctccagcccccacccccggtcAGACCAGCCCCCTAGGACCTCCCTGGCTGgtgttcccccagcccccatctgacATCACCCACTGCCTCTCCCAGCTCAAACTGCTGGGGTGtgtcccagccccccagggccccccggCCGGCCCCTCACCTCTCCCTGTAGACCCTGTCCAGGAGGTTGATGGAGGTGGCAGCCATGGGGCTCCGGGCCTGCCTCACCAGCCAGTGCTTGTCCTGCAACGGGCAGGGGGCGGCAGAGGGAACCAGGCTCAGGTcccaggggggcagctgggccacctcctgccccctccccaaggggCAGCCTGGCCCGCTGCCCACGGCGGGGGGCTGCCCCTCACCTTGCCGGGGACGTTGAAGCTGCCCCCGCGGGGTGCCTTGGTGGTGCTGAAGGCCGCGGCGTAGGGTGGCGCGACGGTCCAGGGGGAGTGGGCGGCGGGCGGTGCCAGCACCATCAGGAAGGGCGGGCGGGCCGAGGTCTCCAGGAAGGCCAGGCTCCGGTTGGCCTGCGGGCAGGAGGGCACAGACctcgtggggtgggggggggggctgggggtggagaggcaCAGACCCGCCGGGGAAGGGCAGTGCCATGAGGGTGCCCTGTGTCACCCCGGCACCTGCTCCCCCAGGGATTGATGGGCGTCTGTGGAGGCCCCCCGGACCCTCCTGGGCAGCCATGAGGAATGTGGGGGtagggcagggctggaaggggcaggggagagggtgagggaggggggttcagggctggaaggggggtggggaagggagtggaggagggatggggcaagggagggggttcagggcaggacggggtgggggatgggactgcgaagggggttggggagggggttcagggctggaagaggtgggggaggggatggaggaaggatggggtgagggagggggttcagggctggaaggggtgggagtgggggccgggaaggggtgggggtggggaagggggtggagaagggatggggtgggggatgggatttagggctggaaggggcaggggagggggaggagtgcagggggcCATCCCTCGGAAATACGGGCTTTGCTTCCCGGCCTCCCCCCAGGAGTACCGCCCCCGGGCGATGCGACCGCACTGCCTCCTGGCACTGGTGGTTCAGGCTTCCACGCGCCCCACGCCTGGCGGCCCACGTCCGACTACATCTCCCAGGATGCACCGCGGCCTCCTCTCCTGGCAGCGCCCACTGCACTCTCCCAGTGCATCCTGGAGAGCGCGGGCAGCTCCGTGCTCCGGTCACCCCCTCCATGCACCGACCCAGCGCCTTCCATGGGCCCTCCAGCCCCGCCTGGCCCTGTGCCACCATCCCCCCTCGCCTCGGTCAGCCTGGCCCCCCGGCGGGCCGCCCCGGCACTCACAATGAGGTCGGTGAGATAGTCATCCGGGAAGCTGTCCCCGTGCCGCTCCTCCTGCCCGTTGGCCGACAGCGTGTAGTTGTAGTAGCGAGAGTTCCCCACCTGTGGGGCAGCCGGAGGGGGGCTCAGCAGCACCgcgccccctgccaggcccctgcagtgcggccacctctggggcgcAGCGCGGCCGTGGCGGTGCAGGCAGCCGAACCCCCACTCCTCGGGCCGGGCGGGGATGGGAGGGAagatgcagctgggggctggagggagtaggaGGGGGGAGCTGCCACTCACCAGGCCATTCCAGTAGCTCCAGCCCAGGGGTACGTGCTGGACGCCGCCGGCCGCAGGGTGCCCGTACTGCGCGGGGGACAGGCCCAGTTAGGCAGAGGATGCGGAGAGCAGGGGCCGCCCCCACACCGAGCCTGGGAAGggcccccacatccctctccGGCTCAGGCAGTGCCGCagggagtgcctggctgctccctcgGCCCTACACCCAGGGGAAAGGCCACCCGCCCAGCGGCTCCAGGCCCAGGGCGCTCCAAGGGGGAGGAGgaccctgccctctcctgcagttgggctgggggtccctgcagcagcctgagctgcaggggggaggcgttcagccagggcacccccagctAGCCCTCCCCACAAGGGAGGTGGCAGGCGGCAAACCCCAACCCCAGGAACTAGGGTCAGGCCAGCCCTCACAATCTCCCTTTTAACCAAtcctctcccacagctggggagagaacccaggcgtccgggtcccagcccccagctctaaccacccacccccactgccctcccacagctggggagagaacacAGGCGTCCgggttccagccccctgctctaaccacccgcccccactgccctcccacagctggggagagaacacaggcatcccagctcccagccccctgctctaaccacccacccccactgccctcccacagctggggaaagaacccaggcgtcccagctccctgctctaaccacccacccccactgccctcccacagccagggagagaacccaggcgtcccagctcccagctctaaccacccacccccactgccctcccacagccagggagagaacccaggcgtccgggtcccagccccctgctctaaccatccacccccactgccctcccagcacccagggagaacccaggcgtcccagctcccagccccctgctctaaccaccagcccccactgccttcccagagccaggggagacccCAGGCATCCCgggtcccagcccccagccccggccctcaCCTGGTTGAGGTACTTGCCAGCGTAGAAGGTCTGGTAGCCTCGCTTCTGCAGCTGGACGGGGAAGGCCAGGGGCTCCTGGCTCTtctgccaggccaggctgctgcagttgcCCTCCAGGGAGTTGTTCCTCACCAGGTGGTTGTGAGGGTAGCGCCCGCTCAGCAAGCTGCTGCGGCTGGGGCAGCACAGGGGCGTGACGGTGAACTGGGCCGAGAGACAGACACTTAACCCCGGCCCCctgcgggcagggctggggctgccccttcccccggcagctgtccctggccagctccactgccctgccagcgCTGGGAGCgggcctggctgtggcccacaaGTGTGGCGAGCGGGCCCGGTCTCAGCCGGCATCCCAGGGTGGCAGCACTCACCGCATTGCTGAAGGAGACCCCCGCCTGGCCGATCAGGGCCTGCGTCTTCTTCATGGGAGTCTGGGAGGAGACAAGGAGCCAGTCAGCAGGGGTGCCCCAGGCCGGCCAGCCGGCCAACACGTGGAACGGCCCTGCCCGGGGCTCACACGTTCACGCCCCTCAGAACAGCCGCTCGGGTGCCGAATGTGCCTGGGCCTCGCTGGCACTGCATAACAGCACCAGGACAGCtcccgtggggctggcagagccgctaccagggccagctgcctgatgcCCACCTCCAGGGCTCTCCGCCACGGGGGCAATTCCCCGACTGCCCCACGTCCTTCTCCCGCCCCTCCCCTGGTGTGGAGCTGGAGGGAGAATGACTCCACGCACAATACGACATTTAAGGAccgcaggggcgggggggggaggccaGGAccggggggcggct
Encoded proteins:
- the LOC142004342 gene encoding N-acetylglucosamine-6-sulfatase-like translates to MVRPTSWAALLVLGTAWQLALGGAAGRGQRAPPNIVLILTDDQDTEIGGLTPMKKTQALIGQAGVSFSNAFTVTPLCCPSRSSLLSGRYPHNHLVRNNSLEGNCSSLAWQKSQEPLAFPVQLQKRGYQTFYAGKYLNQYGHPAAGGVQHVPLGWSYWNGLVGNSRYYNYTLSANGQEERHGDSFPDDYLTDLIANRSLAFLETSARPPFLMVLAPPAAHSPWTVAPPYAAAFSTTKAPRGGSFNVPGKDKHWLVRQARSPMAATSINLLDRVYRERWQTLLSVDDLVEKVLARLEAQDLLASTYVFYTSDNGYHTGQFSLPLDKRQLYEFDIRVPLLVRGPGVRANQTRAEPILNIDLGPTFLDIAGLNASQSAMDGRSFLPLLVSPAQPSPWRADFLVEYTGEGYADKDPSCPALGPGVAQCFPDCVCEDAFNNTYACVRALHPHTLQYCEFADSQAFVELYNLTSDPHQLSNLARSVEPSLLEALNQRLTKLQACAGPSCWG